One Sporomusaceae bacterium ACPt DNA window includes the following coding sequences:
- the rpmF gene encoding 50S ribosomal protein L32, with translation MAVPKRKMSKSRRDKRRANWKLTIPGLVECPQCHEKKMPHRVCPECGHYNGKVVVQAE, from the coding sequence ATGGCAGTACCTAAGCGTAAAATGTCCAAATCCCGTCGCGATAAGCGTCGCGCTAATTGGAAGCTTACTATTCCTGGTTTGGTAGAATGTCCCCAGTGTCACGAAAAGAAAATGCCTCACCGTGTGTGTCCTGAATGTGGTCATTATAATGGTAAAGTTGTGGTGCAAGCAGAATAA
- the fapR gene encoding Transcription factor FapR: MARVQKKIRQERLREKLSSTPFLTDEELATYLGVSVQTIRLDRLELGIPELRERTKLMAEEAQNKLKTIASADVVGELIDLELGKSGISLMTVTSDMVYEKTKVARGHYIFAQANSLALAIIDAPIAVTGVANIKYKIAVHESEKLVAKAEIIKKRGNKYFIWVKTRNDSQEVFRAKFIMVSLESDLHKE; encoded by the coding sequence ATGGCGCGGGTTCAAAAAAAAATACGGCAAGAACGGTTACGGGAGAAATTGTCCAGTACACCTTTTCTTACTGATGAAGAGTTGGCAACATATCTTGGTGTCAGTGTGCAGACCATCCGCCTTGATCGGCTGGAACTCGGCATCCCCGAACTCAGAGAACGTACTAAACTTATGGCTGAAGAGGCCCAGAACAAGCTCAAGACAATAGCCAGCGCTGACGTTGTTGGTGAACTGATTGACTTAGAGCTGGGTAAATCGGGCATTTCATTAATGACTGTAACATCTGACATGGTGTATGAAAAAACCAAGGTAGCTCGGGGGCACTACATATTTGCGCAGGCCAATTCTTTAGCTTTGGCGATTATTGACGCTCCTATTGCCGTAACCGGGGTGGCTAATATCAAGTATAAGATTGCCGTGCATGAAAGTGAAAAGCTGGTGGCTAAAGCCGAGATCATAAAAAAAAGAGGCAATAAATATTTTATTTGGGTTAAAACTAGGAATGACAGCCAGGAAGTTTTTCGCGCCAAATTTATTATGGTATCACTTGAATCTGATCTACATAAAGAATAG
- the ackA gene encoding Acetate kinase: MKVLVVNCGSSSLKYQLVDMTDETVLAKGLVERIGLDGSVLTHQPAGKDKVVINADITNHNIGIKLVIEALTDVQHGVIANMQEISAVGHRVVHGAEKFADSVLVTPAVMQALEECIEMAPLHNPPNIMGINACAEIMPGVPQVAVFDTAFHQTMPKHAFLYAIPYEAYEKYGVRRYGFHGTSHKYVSQQAAELMGEHVTNLRLITCHLGNGASLAAVKYGKCVDTSMGFTPLEGLVMGTRSGGIDPAIIPFLMKKEGMTADQVDNYLNKKSGVLGVSGVSSDFRDIEEAASSGNERAQLALEMFAYRVRKFIGSYVAAMGGVDAIIFTAGLGENSITMRDKICNGLEFLGTRIDPVKNNVRGKAQEISVDGAKVKIFVIPTNEELVIARDTKAICSNLV, from the coding sequence GTGAAAGTTTTGGTTGTCAACTGTGGTAGTTCATCGCTTAAGTACCAATTGGTCGATATGACTGATGAGACCGTTCTGGCTAAAGGTCTGGTTGAGCGCATCGGTTTGGACGGTTCAGTATTAACCCATCAGCCTGCCGGTAAAGACAAAGTGGTTATTAATGCCGACATTACCAATCATAATATCGGCATTAAACTGGTTATTGAGGCTCTGACTGATGTCCAGCACGGCGTTATTGCCAACATGCAAGAAATTTCGGCTGTTGGCCATAGAGTTGTACACGGTGCTGAGAAATTTGCTGATTCAGTACTTGTTACCCCGGCTGTTATGCAGGCGCTGGAAGAGTGCATTGAAATGGCTCCGTTACATAACCCGCCTAACATTATGGGGATTAACGCGTGTGCAGAAATTATGCCTGGCGTTCCGCAAGTAGCCGTATTTGACACCGCTTTCCATCAAACAATGCCCAAACATGCTTTCCTTTATGCTATACCTTATGAAGCTTATGAGAAATATGGTGTTAGACGTTACGGTTTCCATGGAACTTCCCATAAATATGTTTCCCAACAGGCTGCTGAACTTATGGGTGAACATGTGACTAACCTGCGGCTTATTACTTGTCACCTAGGCAATGGTGCCAGCCTTGCCGCCGTTAAATACGGTAAGTGTGTTGACACTAGCATGGGCTTTACCCCGCTCGAAGGTCTGGTAATGGGCACTCGTTCCGGCGGTATTGATCCGGCCATCATTCCTTTCTTAATGAAGAAAGAAGGTATGACAGCTGACCAGGTTGACAATTACCTTAACAAAAAATCCGGTGTACTTGGCGTGTCTGGCGTGTCGAGCGACTTCCGCGACATTGAAGAAGCGGCCAGCTCAGGTAATGAACGCGCTCAACTGGCGCTTGAAATGTTTGCCTATAGAGTGCGGAAATTTATCGGTTCTTATGTTGCAGCCATGGGTGGTGTTGATGCCATTATCTTTACCGCCGGTCTTGGGGAAAACTCTATTACCATGCGTGACAAAATTTGCAACGGCCTGGAATTCCTTGGGACTAGAATTGATCCGGTTAAGAACAATGTTCGCGGCAAAGCGCAAGAAATCAGTGTTGACGGCGCGAAAGTCAAAATTTTCGTTATCCCGACCAATGAAGAACTTGTTATCGCTCGTGATACTAAAGCTATCTGCAGTAATCTGGTATAA